One Vicia villosa cultivar HV-30 ecotype Madison, WI linkage group LG5, Vvil1.0, whole genome shotgun sequence genomic window, agaagattcatcagaagaagcttcaccgctttcaaccacaggaatagcaacttgatctgtagcttccatggatagatcatttgcagggatttcctcaacgggatctgattcagcaacatgatcttcaacatctgcttcttgcatagaagcgtCTCCATATTCTGCTCTNNNNNNNNNNNNNNNNNNNNNNNNNNNNNNNNNNNNNNNNNNNNNNNNNNNNNNNNNNNNNNNNNNNNNNNNNNNNNNNNNNNNNNNNNNNNNNNNNNNNgcttgaatgaatgatctcaatagcttccctgagactcaatgatgctaactggatgcttattgtagcttgaatcctcctgaattgctctatggacctccctcgatttcagcttcaagtgaacatggaggttgttgaatttggagttacaggtgagctgcagccatctggttagctccactatgacctagggagtgtgtctgaatgattggtttggcctgagactccctgagttactccatggacctccaactgcaaatgcttccaagtgagagcaacaatggtgttcctccacttacagaagtgatccaggtgcttggatcacctcaaatgacctcccttgagatgttggaatgctcactttccaaagatgagctttggtttgaagaaaacgattcttcttgccaaagaactttgaaaaacaatgaacaagaggagagaaagagaaagcaagtaattgagttgctttggtgtgttttttgaatgagaatgaggcctctatttataggcaaatggatcagtatagctgcagaggagtgagcttccttagtgagggagttttggtttcttagccatgaagaaattcaaagaatctccaaaatgcaatgatgcattttcgagccaattctcccaaccattgatcttgcaggatcttagggaacatttctgatatgtagcaagtttctattggcttaggagaagattccaattggtgaatcattgcttatcataaattctcaaaagtaatgattacataatcacatgttcttgcttttgggaatcttcttcaatcttcatgccatggtgaaaatgaatgcatggcattgtttcagacatgttatgggtcgtgtagcatccattcatgaagcaaaatgcacaaaattgcaaagttccaatttgcacatgacctataatttcactttatgaggccaactttgaacaagcataactcctagctcaaattgaattttgagaaggttgaacacaatttggaaagccctaaacatctacttcaaatcattagtttatgtcttcttcagattcctttgggaaatttgtgaaaaataaggccaaagttggaagaaaactaggttaaaacacttagaaaaatttctaagtgtttatgacctaaacttcaaaatttccaaaacttcataaatggttgatcttttgaaaaaagttcccttgtaagatgttgttttattttgcaagatctacaactttcatgttggaagttttttgagttgtgtaggtgaaattttgagatctcaccatgcctttaaaaaccctaattcccgacttttcgctccttgatgaatttctttgaatttctttggccaaatgactttgatatccatatattgatgatattgatctttgaaagtcattttttgaccaaaaaccttaaaagtcaatgatgatccttcacagttgactttttcctgacaaagtgaatttttgggcttttgtgtagaaataagatcttctccccaaatggatgatataaatggattatatggaggtagtagagatccttgaatcatgtcttgagttttggattcatgccctgatcagaagtcaactatcttggtgaattaggtcaaaaccctaatttgtcgaccatgtgaaagtaatgactgtagactttgaattgaagtgtgatgtccagtagaccttgtaatatgagttatttgaagatgattgatgtctttgaatgaccctctgaggtttcttagggtttcccaaatgtgatccctgattttagtccttgataggctcaaaaccctagtctggtgacctgagtaagcctgtactcatatgactggatgtctaatcaatcatagatgagaaaagtgaagtttttgagctccatgattgtattagaggctaatctttgtattgattgatcctttgcctgagctttcttgtctttgtgcatcctcgattaggtatcagatggagaaatgactgctctgggtacttgtcttgacctgatgaaaaatcctgaagatatgtcatctcaggggggtcaaaaattagggtatgacaacataTTTGTCGAAAAAAGAGTTAATGCTCTCTGATCTTTGAGTCGTTGACAAGCCACCAAAAAATGTATCTTTCATGTAAACAGGAACCCAATGTCCACGTTCTCCATACAAAGATCGAATCCACCCATCCTCTGACAGTTGAAATTTCTCTACCATTTCTTTCCATTTATCTTCAAATTGTTGTATTGACCGAGACTTGTAAATACATGCGTTAAAATCACGGGtgaaatcttcattttttctcattACATGGCTTAACTTCTCGGGCACCTTTCTAAGTATATGCCACAAACAAAACCGATGTCGAGTGTTTGGAAATACCTCTTCAATGGCCACTTTCATTGCTTTATCTTGATCGGTTATTATTGCATTTGGAGGTTTGCCGCCCATTGCCCTAAGCCATATTTTCATCAACCATATGAAACTCTCAGATGACTCATTTGCTAGTAATGCACAACCAAGGAGTCTTGATTGAAAGTGATTATTCACACCAATGAATGGAGCAAATGGCATTTTGTATTTGTTTGTGATATATGTGGTATCAAATGAAATCACATCTCCAAATTCTTGATAGTCATCTCTACCATTTGCATCCACCCAAAATACATTTTTTACACGACCATCATCATCCAAATCAAATGCATAAAAAAATCTTGGATTTTCTTCTTGCATAAGCATAAAACACtccaacattgcatttgcatctcCTGATTCTAAATTCAGACGACGTTCCTTATCCAAATGATTTCTAACATCTTTCTCCAAACAACCAACTTTTTCATATCCTCCGTGTTGTTTGGCCATTGTGGCATAAATTTTATTTGTTCTCACTCCAACATGTTGCAAAGTATCAATACATTGCTTTTGAGCTTTATTGATGCTTCTATGACAAGGAAAATAATGTGCATATGTTGGGAAAAGTTCATGATTATGATCTTTAATGAAGCCATGGATAACCCACTTTCCATCACATCTTCTTTTAATATGCAAGCCAGCCTTACAATCCACCTTCAAACAAGGCCGTGGATTTTGGGAAGTCGACTCTCGTTTATTTCCATATCTTGTGCAAGCATATTTGACATCAATAAATTGTCTAGAAATCTTTGAACGGCGACTACTTTTGATGGAAACACCAAATCCAACACATTTAGCATactgaacataaaaagaataagCATTTTCTTGTGACTCAAATTCCATTTCCAAGCAAGGTTCTTGAAAATTATTAGCCTCTAAATCACTAGCATATGAATCATTGTTGGCATTCTCACTAATAACAGGCTCTTCAATTTCACCAATGAATTCCATTAATTCctaatatacatatatacatatatataaatattaaaaaagtgACAATTGTTCGATACACACTGAGCaaacataaaaatcaataaaaaaatattttagaataataTAAGCAATAACAGTTTGAatgtttttataggaaaaaaagtACATGATATCAATTTAAGAAAGTAAAAGAACATGTTTATTCTATTGAGAAAAAAAGTACTACACAGTATATAAATCATACCTTGCAAAATGAAGAACACGTTTACTCTTTAAAGACACCCAAATGTGATATATGACTTGAACAGTAGAAGTAATGGTGTGTAGCCTTCATTCACAAATGGACAAAATTGCTTTCTATTGATGAGATTGATAGATCGGAAGATACATTTTTGATAGCTGTAACAAATACACTAAGAGTAAGACGTAATTATTTGGCGCGAGAAAAAAATGCCGCTTGAGATaccaataataaaaaattattaattcataAAGTATTTAATTTGGAGAGGCGGTAACCAAGTTCCCAGTTTAATTAATAGTATGACGTGGCCCAATTAATAAGAGAGTGTAAATAGAGAGTGTTAAAGCAACTGACCCTAGCATTTCTCTTTTGTACAAAAATATCATCCTTCATCACATCTACACGAAAACTTGATTGTTATCTAAACAAGCACctagaaaagggaaaactaacaTCAAAAAAATGGAGGAAATGTAAAACTTACTAAAGGCAACCTAACAATCCTCGCGAGAGCGAGCCTCCATTAGTAATGAAACATCAATCAGACGCTTCAAACATTTTTTATCGGCCTCGACCGAGGGAACATGCTTCACCAACCAGCAACGAGGAAACAAAGGCTTACACTTACCCTCTACTTTTGGATCGGCCATGCAAATGATCGAGTGAGCCATGAGATGAAGGAGACTAACCAAGAAGAAGCGGTTCACAAAGTGCAACAACTAAGGAAAGTCTTCAAAGACTCATATCGTCGGCCCCAAGAAAACTAACTCATGTTCTCTTCGTCGGGCCACGATGGCAtcgaaaaagatgaaaaaataagATGACATAATGGTTTCCCTTCAGATATTCGCACCAGTATTGGTAAGCTCCTGCGTACGCCCAACTCAATAGATGAAATTGGAAGGAGCCACCATCAAGTAATTAAAAACACATGTCTAAAAAGTAGTAAAGGATAAGCAAACACCCAAGGGTGAGAAGAGACATTTGAAAAGAGGAATGGTGTTGTTGTCTTACTACCTACATATTCTATCGTCTTCAGTAGGAGTGGTAGAGCCCCAGTATTAGCCATGCCAATTAACTTTCTCGAAGTATAGGAAGATAAAATGTCTAAAGAGAAATAAATAATTGCTCAAAAAGGAGGAGAAAAGAAAGGTCCAAGGAAAAATGACTCTAGTTCTTCCTAGACTTATGTTCTGGAATATGGAAAGAAATGTATCCTATCAACAATTGTATCTCTTGCATATAAAGGAGATCGGTAGCCTAGGGTGAAATTCTCCAAACCCTCACCTTGCGACTCAAGCATGAGGGCTTGGGCTATAGTTTTGGGGTAGCCATCATCCCCTTGAACCGACCACCCTGAGATAGTCTGTTCTAGACCATAATCCTCTCAACCGACTATACAGTCTTGATTCTAGAATTTCCTCCTTACCATGGACTATGATATACATTGTTGCAGAAGATTTGTGTCTCAGACGCATCCAACGGTCCTCCTTATTCCACGCCTGAGATAGCGAGATCGTTAATCCTCACCCCTATATATAGGGAATGGCGTCATTTCAGATAACAAGTTTTAAACACAATTTGAATACTCTCTACTCTTTCACATACTGACTTGAGCGTCGAAGTACTAACCTTGTTGGTATACTTGTGCTCTGCCACATCAGAAGCTCTTGTCTACCACACCTTCTATATATCTCTCTATTTTTGGTTCCAGAGTGGAACAGGTACTTATGCACCTATAAAGTATTAGTACGAGTAGAAAGATTGATCAATGACCACGCATGTAAGGACTTggttataaaagaaaattaaactaCTGTTAAGGGAACGGTACTATAATACCATATTCAAACCTTACCTATTATCATTCCTAAGTGGAACTAAGATCTTCATGATGTCTCGTTAAGCTGTTGGTAGTTATGTAGGAACCTCGGGTTCAGGAGCACGAGTTCAAACCCGCAACATCTCACTTGTTCATCTTTAATAAGATGAACTCCAACTACTAGACTACTCAACCAAAAAAAATCTTTataccatttttatttatttattttcatgttGTACTTCTGAtaagattgttttattttataaatttattaaacaatcaatatttttaatatcACAATCATTGATTAtgcaataaattaaaaaataaatgtcaataaattaaataatatattttttagggttaaatagtgttcaccccccctgccaaataagcgagattcggttttcccccttattaaaaaaaaaaatcttgtttccaggaaccccctatcacctgtttggctgactgggctttTGGAATCTTGCTGACGGAGCGCCATTATCCTTGTTTGGCTGCTGACGTGGCTTGCTTATTGAATATTATGCTTAATAACTCTAAAAAAATTGTCTCCCATGAGAATCGAACCCATGAGCACATGGACATAAACCAACCCCCAAACCACTAAGTCAATTCGTTTTAATTGAAATAACATTGCTCCTATTAAACTATATTTAAAGCTGAGTTTAATTGTATAATTTAAAGCTGTACATATATACTTAAAAAAACTGTatgttaaataattataaaaaaacataaattaaatattttatgtttttttcttataattatataatataatatatataaatgttaattaaaatgtttttttaataaagtttataattaacgtttttaatttttttaataaacgtttttttaataaatatgtacagctttttttaaaaaaatttaaataaatttaaaaaaaacgttAAAATTATTCAACGTAAATTAAAAAGGTTTAttacaattattaaaaaaaagtttatataaatcattaaaatataaatttatataacgtttatattaaaaaaaagtttatataaattattaaaaaaaagtttataataaacttttatatttatataattatataacgtttccaataaaaaaattaaaatcgtttattaaaattattaaaaaaaatgtttatattaattactaaataatacatttatataattattaaaaaactaaataaaattattaaaaaacgtaaattaaaaaaatttattaaaaaaacgtaaattaaaaaaatttattaaaaaaacttaaattaaataaaattattaaaaaaatgtaaattgaaaaaaagtaatatatatatgttacattttttatatattacatttttttatatttattattaatatactttattattaatatatgtttatatatatgtttatttaaataaagtaaataaattcagtaataaataaatattaatgaacATATTAAACAAGAAAGGTTTCATGGCCCAGTGGTTGGTGTTGTGCTATTTTATCATTAGAGGAGCGGTTCGAATCCTAGCATTTGCatcttaatttttaattttccagtcagccaaacaggtgatagggggttcctggaaacagaatcttgttttcttctaaggggcgaaggctaaatttttttttaataagggggaaaaccgaatctcgcttatttAGTCAGCCAAACAGGTGATAGGGGGTTCCTggaaacagaatcttgttttcttctaaggggcgaaggctaaatttttttttaataagggggaaaaccgaatctcgcttatttggcagggggtgaacactatttaaccctattttttatCATGGCTacttttgttctttcttcttctctaatTTTTGGATTATTATGAACTCACCTCCATAGTATTTTTTAATATCAATTTCTTCCTTTATTCTCTTGTTTAAATTTAGTTCTTTTTTTAATTAGTGCTGGTTTGCTGGGTTTATAATTTCATAGTATTTTTTATGAAGAATACTATGAAAttatgctctcttttttttttttttaatttaaatctcttctagattttaatttgataaaaaagatGAATGTCAATGAACAAAACAAACGAGGAAGAACTTcaacttttttttaaagattttttaaaatatactttaatttgaaaaatgaaattGGATAGTATGGACTATGCATCTCAGCATCAAAATGGCCAAGTAAGTCTATTTTAAGATAGAGCTCCAATTATACATaattttaagaagaaaaaaaaattaatattgagaAAGTATCCAACTACTTGAAACAAATATGATATTCCATTAGAAATATACAAAGTGATGGTCACTAGTCAACAAAGAATCCTAAAAACTTTGAGCTACCTTGTCAAGAATTCTGTGAGTCTTTTATCATGTTGCATCGAACAACAATCTTGCGAAAATCGTCTAGACTTAGCTGCAACAAAGCCCATTATACTTAATTAGTTAACAATAATAATGAAGGTTATGTAGCCTACAAGGTTAGGAGCACTACAGATTGAAGACGCATCCGACACCTGTCAGTATTTGATACCAACGCGACATTAACACTTGTGATTATATACAAcccttaatattttttcaaattattatcagaGTTGGTGTCGCACGTGGTGTCAAATGCTTCGTAGTGTTCTCAACGTTCTCTGGTCAAAAACAAAATCATCGAAAAAGTAGCTAATAATTCTTACCCTTCCATCTCCATCACTATCAAAGCAACGAATCATATCAACCAACTCAGTGTCTGTCCATGAAAAATCATGAGTTATAGCCGCTCTTTCTAAATCCCTTATTGTTACGGTTCCTTTTCCTGCTTCTGCATGTCACAAATAGCTTTATCAATATCCTATAGCACGTCTTCATGAATTTAAaccagagaaagaaagaaaaaaggaaaatttggttGGTTATTCAGATAAGTTCATTGACAAACAATTGACCTCAACGAACAAAAAGTAGAATAACAGAAATTATAAAATTACCATCAAGCTGGAAAAAGTGTACAATGAGTTCATCCTCGGTCATTTGCAGCCGACTAATAAACTGTCGACAGAATCAAACGTTACTAAAAAGACTCTGTATACAaactaaaaaattacaaaaaaggaaaaaCCAATGTGTAAATAGAAAAACTCCATACAGACCGATTTTTTGTTCTTTCGTTCCTTATCTTCTTGAAtgttaatgttttcctttttctCAGCCTTGCTGATGTTCCCTACATTCGTGTTAGAGCAAACTGAAGGCTCCGCAGACTTTTGCAGAGAAAGAGCAATTGCCTGTTTATAGATTACATACAGTGAAATTAAGATGCTTTCTATATTCACAACATTATTCTTATAGGCAGCATAGCAATAAAATGATCGGTATTGATATTAAGCATTTGCAAGCAATAGGATCCAAAAATCAAGACTACCTGCatccaagcttcttcttcttcatcaacatATTTTAAATTACCACCGTGCTTCTTTCCGGTTGCGGTTACTCTACTTTTCACCTTCAAACTTTTGCTCTTCGCCTACAATTATTATCAAGGAAAAGAATAGTAAAGGTCGGCATAATTTTGAAACCGTAACTGTTCTGGTTATGCATAATAACTATTAAAAAAGTGCATAGCTCGAGCATCCTAGTACTCATATCAAACCAAACAATAATCAAATACAGAGCATTCTACCATAAAAATGATATTAATAGGCTAATGCTTGGATGAAAGCTCAATCAAAATAACTTCAAATGCAAATTTTGTTGTACTTTTCTTTCGTTCTTTTAACGTATCGTAATTTTTAAACTAACTTcacttatattttttattttaagcatCATAAAGTTCAAGTTTGATGCCTATTTTTTTTCCACAAACTACACATTGGGACCTCTGCTATAGTATATTTCTTGATTTACAAgacacaaaatcaaatctttataTTCGAAAAGCATGGGACATTTGGGTAACCCACTCAATTAAGTGTTTTTCGAACGGATGCTTATCATATAAGATCTTAAGCATACATAATACGTGtaatcaacaataacaacaacgaaACTTTATCTCACTAAGTGGGGTCAGCTACATAAATCAAGTTCCGTCATAAAGTTCTATTCAGGATCATGTTCTCTTTAAATCTTTAATCTCTATCTTCtttaataatttctcttatagttttttaAGTCTTCTTTTACCTCTTTGATTCCTCTCCATATGATCAACTCTTCTAACCACAAAACCTACCGGTCTTCCTTCTACAAGCCCAAACCACTAAGTCTATTTACCACCATCTTTTCTACTATAGGTGCTACCCCAACACTCTCAAATATTGTCATTTCAAATCTTATTATGCCTAATTTTACCACACATCCAACACAATATCCTCATTTCTATTACATTCACTTTATTCTCGTATTGCTTCTTAACTACCCAACATTCTGTCTCGCACAACATTGTGTAATCAAAGAGGTAAAATGTTAAACGGTTCTTGCATAAGTCGTAAACTACTTTCACCGAAAACTAAAAAAGTGGAAAAATAGCTTGTAGACATGTCATAAACTATTTTCATAATCTCTCCTAAACCTCATTGGCTGCAACCACAATCCGTAACGCAGCATCTATAACAACCGAAATCACATAATTATTTATGTCTCGCCTCATCCGCTATTTAAAACATCgacatatcatatcatatcatatcatatcatagtATTAAGTTAACTATTCTCACACTTAAAACTGATTCAGTATCCTTTAAACTAATTGATTGAAAAAGCGAACATTTTGAACTAAAAATCAAACTCCAAAAACAACACttcatgaaaaaaaaaatgaaacattttGATTGAAAAACGTAAACTCCTACATTACAAACCTTCTTTTTCCGTGACCCAGAAGCATTTTCAAACTCAGATTCATGTTCACTGGAAGAATCTGATTCAGTTTCCCGTTCCTCTTCATTTTCGGGTTCAtactcttcatcatcatcatcttcaaccttttccTTTCCCTTCTTCTTCAATTGCTTAATCTGAGGCCAGGTTTTCAAGGAAGAGACCATTTGGGGTAACCCCAATGCCTTTAACCTCGCTTGGTTTTCTGCGATTCTCCGGAGTCTTTGTTCCTCATACTCAGATATGGTGCTCCCGTTACCCGCCGATTGTGAACTGGATTCGGATTTCTTGCGTTTCGCCATTTTCTTGTGCTCTTACcatttcaattctggttctactTTTTATTGGGTTTTTAGGTTgtaaaaaaataaggttttatgaaaataaataaattccgtaaaaaaaactaatttcttTAAAAGGTATACACatctgtaatatatatatatatatatatatatatatatatatatatatatatatatatatatatatatatatatatatatatatatatatatatatatatatatatatatatatatatatatatatatatatatatatatatatatatatatgtcaaggATATATAGAgttatcaactacctaactaataatagaaaaaaaaattaaaataaccatgtttaataaaaataatacagaaaaaatcaatttttcggggtatttaccaaactgtctaggtttgggacaccGGTTAAGTGAatgcgccatttgaaatggcgtaTAAGTGTTGGATTCTGGTGCATACGCCAAACCAATTGGCTAACCCTAAAATTAAGggtgtttgcgccaaatggaatggcacaTAAGTTTAGGGTTTTGCCCTAatcgccaaaccatttggcgcataaggccaaatccttttttttttcatttttttttatttattttagttaacatttgttaatatttttatttttaaaaatccttttttattttatttgttaagatatatgtataaataaattttcaaaatatttttttagcctAAAAAATGTAGTGCACAAAACGCAAATTGACATTTTGTAAACCGAAAATGTAACATCGATTTCAATATAATAAAGAAACGTAACATCAATTACAAATAATTAGAGAAACGatacaattgattaaagaaaatacaacaaAATGATCAATGGCGTCCATCGCCAAGATAGCCATCTGTTCCGCAATTTCGTCTTGTTATGACACGTTTGCCGCGATCGTTGATTCCGCCGCGAATATTGGCACCACCCCTTTCCCTAGCTCTACCCCTAcccctgcccctttgtgcttcttgcTATGTTTGTGTCACTGGGCCTGGAATTGGGATGTCTCGtggatcgctgtctatgaattcgtcgacgcccccataattatccggaaaaccgctgttgtaaagtcggttacccatccCCTCAAACGTGTTAAGTCGTGGTGGTGGAGTGGGTTGGGAAAAGACTTCAGGTTCGTAGCATccagcagcactagaactacccTGATTAAAGCCAAATTGGTTTGaaggttgtcgcacgctcgcgaaaaatgaacagagtcgccaccaatatatttatcccataagggaaaggaatatcagaaaacctaacaaagaataagagcgaggtctttcgaccagagaatcaaggtacgggagtcggttacgcgaggggaaggtactagcacccctcacgcccatcgtactcgatggtatccacctatgtttgtttctatctaaagggtgtatctatgtctaaacctaaatgcgaatgcatgcaaaagaaatacggggaaaagaaggaactatttacaaatgtgctcgttcaagccccgcgacttgatgcctacgtatccttttcaggaatcagagcgccgtagttcggctcaagattttctgtttgtttttgtgttttttagttgggcggagttaacgctcgcgctcttgcataagggatcgacctaggatgcaatagagcggagataacaatgcccttaagagaggagagaaagagagagagtttgagtgtttagagaaaatccctaaagcaagggaaactcgagttactctttggtttgtgt contains:
- the LOC131604373 gene encoding protein FAR-RED IMPAIRED RESPONSE 1-like; translated protein: MEFIGEIEEPVISENANNDSYASDLEANNFQEPCLEMEFESQENAYSFYVQYAKCVGFGVSIKSSRRSKISRQFIDVKYACTRYGNKRESTSQNPRPCLKVDCKAGLHIKRRCDGKWVIHGFIKDHNHELFPTYAHYFPCHRSINKAQKQCIDTLQHVGVRTNKIYATMAKQHGGYEKVGCLEKDVRNHLDKERRLNLESGDANAMLECFMLMQEENPRFFYAFDLDDDGRVKNVFWVDANGRDDYQEFGDVISFDTTYITNKYKMPFAPFIGVNNHFQSRLLGCALLANESSESFIWLMKIWLRAMGGKPPNAIITDQDKAMKVAIEEVFPNTRHRFCLWHILRKVPEKLSHVMRKNEDFTRDFNACIYKSRSIQQFEDKWKEMVEKFQLSEDGWIRSLYGERGHWVPVYMKDTFFGGLSTTQRSESINSFFDKYVVIP
- the LOC131606393 gene encoding uncharacterized protein LOC131606393, with product MAKRKKSESSSQSAGNGSTISEYEEQRLRRIAENQARLKALGLPQMVSSLKTWPQIKQLKKKGKEKVEDDDDEEYEPENEEERETESDSSSEHESEFENASGSRKKKAKSKSLKVKSRVTATGKKHGGNLKYVDEEEEAWMQAIALSLQKSAEPSVCSNTNVGNISKAEKKENINIQEDKERKNKKSFISRLQMTEDELIVHFFQLDEAGKGTVTIRDLERAAITHDFSWTDTELVDMIRCFDSDGDGRLSLDDFRKIVVRCNMIKDSQNS